The following coding sequences lie in one Candidatus Nitrospira allomarina genomic window:
- a CDS encoding DUF4026 domain-containing protein, translating into MATGTYLNPSDWRDRDLEVFRLTDHIQVEHREDVQRARMWFHTRGLTKFGLDELETFQPLGLSGREVKDTVIRVADNLIVQGKNLKVGERISLDGGGPQVMVVRHRTDPVYGTPLAFREFIVE; encoded by the coding sequence GTGGCGACCGGCACGTATCTCAATCCTTCGGATTGGCGTGATCGGGATTTGGAGGTCTTTCGACTCACCGATCACATTCAGGTGGAACATCGCGAAGACGTTCAGCGGGCGCGCATGTGGTTCCATACCAGGGGCCTCACAAAATTTGGCCTGGACGAACTCGAGACCTTTCAGCCCCTGGGCCTATCGGGCCGAGAGGTGAAAGATACCGTTATCAGGGTTGCCGATAATTTGATTGTGCAGGGAAAGAACTTAAAGGTGGGGGAACGAATCAGCCTTGATGGTGGAGGTCCCCAGGTGATGGTGGTGCGCCATCGGACCGATCCCGTGTATGGGACTCCTCTGGCATTCCGGGAGTTTATCGTGGAGTAA
- a CDS encoding SPFH domain-containing protein has translation MSGELLVTLVLALLAFIILAKTAVVVPQQSAYVVERLGRYSTTLNAGLHILIPFLDVIRYKHTLKEMALDVPEQICITRDNVQVGVDGVLYIKVLDAERASYGITDYRFAISQLAQTTLRSEIGKIDLDKTFEERTTINISVVNELDKASSPWGAKVLRYEIRNINPPKDVLSAMEKQMRAEREKRAVVLASEGQRDAAINEAEGDKQQVIKASEAKRQQQINEAEGEASAILAIATATSEGIRKVADAIQLPGGFEAVQLRVAEQYIREFGELAKASNTLVLPASVSDVGSMIALAMNVINQKPAATPKLS, from the coding sequence ATGTCGGGTGAATTGCTGGTCACATTAGTTTTAGCCTTGCTCGCATTTATCATTCTAGCAAAAACCGCTGTTGTGGTTCCTCAACAGAGCGCCTATGTCGTGGAACGATTAGGACGCTATTCGACAACACTGAACGCCGGGCTTCACATTCTCATCCCGTTTTTGGATGTCATTCGATATAAACATACCTTAAAAGAAATGGCCCTGGACGTTCCTGAACAAATTTGTATTACCAGGGATAACGTGCAGGTCGGAGTGGACGGAGTCTTGTATATCAAAGTCTTAGATGCCGAACGCGCTTCCTATGGCATTACCGATTACCGGTTCGCCATTTCTCAACTGGCCCAAACCACGCTTCGTAGTGAAATCGGGAAAATTGACCTGGATAAGACCTTCGAAGAACGGACCACGATCAACATTTCCGTCGTGAACGAATTAGACAAAGCTTCCTCTCCGTGGGGTGCCAAAGTCCTTCGATACGAAATTCGTAATATCAACCCGCCTAAAGATGTGCTCAGCGCGATGGAAAAGCAAATGCGGGCTGAACGGGAAAAACGCGCGGTGGTACTGGCGTCCGAAGGTCAACGGGATGCGGCCATTAACGAGGCCGAGGGAGACAAGCAGCAGGTCATCAAAGCATCTGAGGCGAAACGGCAGCAACAAATCAACGAAGCCGAAGGGGAAGCCTCAGCCATTCTCGCAATTGCGACAGCCACATCCGAAGGTATTCGAAAGGTTGCCGACGCAATTCAACTTCCGGGGGGATTTGAGGCGGTTCAGCTTCGTGTAGCAGAACAATATATCAGAGAATTTGGGGAATTGGCGAAAGCCAGTAACACCCTCGTACTCCCAGCCTCTGTGTCCGATGTGGGTTCAATGATTGCGCTGGCCATGAATGTCATCAATCAAAAACCAGCGGCTACCCCAAAACTTTCATAA
- a CDS encoding NfeD family protein encodes MLWWHWSIMGLILIGLEILTLGGLGNFYFLFFGVAALMVSALTWLSLTEAAWLQWLSFVLFGILSLFAMKKPLQGTGFIREKNEVPVDSMVGELATVLETLDAQRIGKVELHGTSWTARNAGTFTISKGSQAKVIRVEGLTLWVQADPIVQEESHVG; translated from the coding sequence ATGCTTTGGTGGCATTGGTCGATAATGGGTTTAATCCTAATAGGGCTGGAAATCCTCACCCTTGGAGGCCTGGGCAATTTTTATTTTCTGTTTTTCGGGGTAGCGGCATTGATGGTGAGCGCCCTCACGTGGTTAAGCTTGACAGAAGCCGCCTGGCTGCAATGGTTGAGTTTCGTGCTCTTCGGCATCCTCTCTCTCTTTGCCATGAAGAAACCCCTTCAAGGAACAGGCTTCATAAGGGAGAAGAACGAGGTTCCGGTGGATTCCATGGTTGGAGAGTTGGCCACTGTTCTGGAAACTCTTGACGCCCAACGAATAGGGAAAGTGGAACTCCATGGAACAAGCTGGACCGCCCGTAATGCCGGAACATTCACCATCAGCAAAGGATCACAGGCCAAAGTTATTCGAGTTGAAGGGTTGACGCTCTGGGTTCAAGCGGACCCGATCGTACAGGAGGAATCTCATGTCGGGTGA
- the fsa gene encoding fructose-6-phosphate aldolase, producing the protein MKLYLDTGSVKEIREAASYGLVDGITTNPSLVSKEGRDFKDLLLEICGIVDGPISAEVVSVEAAAMVKEGKELAKIHKNIVVKCPLIPEGLKATKQLSSEGIRVNVTLCFSPTQALLAAKAGAWCVSPFIGRLDDISSNGMELIRQILTIYENYNFTTQVLVASVRHPQHVVEAALTGGHICTMPFGVFQQLIKHPLTDNGLKKFLSDWEARPFNKT; encoded by the coding sequence ATGAAGCTCTATCTCGATACCGGAAGTGTCAAAGAGATCCGTGAAGCGGCCAGTTATGGCCTGGTAGACGGCATCACCACCAACCCTTCGCTTGTCTCAAAAGAAGGGCGTGATTTCAAAGATCTCCTCCTGGAAATTTGCGGAATTGTGGATGGTCCCATCAGCGCCGAAGTGGTCAGTGTTGAAGCGGCGGCCATGGTAAAGGAAGGAAAAGAATTAGCGAAGATTCACAAAAATATCGTGGTGAAATGTCCACTTATTCCGGAAGGGCTCAAGGCGACGAAGCAATTGTCCAGCGAAGGAATCCGTGTCAACGTCACATTATGTTTCTCTCCAACTCAAGCCTTATTGGCCGCTAAAGCAGGGGCATGGTGCGTCTCGCCATTCATAGGCCGATTGGACGACATTAGTTCCAATGGGATGGAACTCATTCGACAAATCCTGACGATCTACGAAAACTATAATTTCACCACACAGGTTCTCGTCGCCAGCGTTCGCCACCCCCAGCATGTCGTCGAAGCGGCTCTCACGGGCGGACATATTTGCACGATGCCCTTTGGCGTATTTCAACAGCTCATCAAACATCCGTTGACAGATAATGGTTTAAAAAAATTTCTCTCCGATTGGGAAGCCAGGCCCTTCAACAAGACCTAA
- the fumC gene encoding class II fumarate hydratase → MTKKTAGVRIETDSFGSISVPADKYWGAQTQRSLENFQIGQERLPRPLIRALGIVKRCAALSNMVLNTIDETTGKAIVDAAEDVIDGKLDDHFPLVIWQTGSGTQSNMNANEVIANLAIERLGGRLGSKTPVHPNDHCNCSQSSNDVFPTAMHIAAVEQLHQVLIPSLAHLHRVLLDKSQAWENIIKIGRTHLQDATPLTLGQEFSGYAAQVQLGIDRIQDGLKRLYPLAQGGTAVGTGLNAKSGFGEKFAEEVATCTQLPFLSASNKFEALATHDAMVEISGVLNVIAVSLNKIANDIRLLSSGPRSGLGELSLPENEPGSSIMPGKVNPTQCEAMTMVCAQVIGNHTTITISGAQGHLELNVFKPVIAYNVLQSIRLLGDAVMSLTDKCIVGIEPNIGRISELMEQSLMLVTALVPHIGYDKAAKIAQGALKNGRTLREEAIASGFVTEEEFNTLIRPEQMVRPE, encoded by the coding sequence ATGACAAAAAAGACAGCTGGCGTTCGTATCGAAACCGACTCCTTCGGCTCGATTTCTGTGCCGGCCGACAAATATTGGGGTGCACAGACCCAACGTTCATTGGAGAATTTTCAAATTGGCCAGGAACGCTTACCTCGACCCCTCATCCGGGCCTTGGGTATCGTCAAACGTTGTGCGGCCCTATCCAACATGGTGCTGAACACGATTGATGAAACAACCGGCAAGGCTATTGTTGATGCGGCAGAGGATGTGATCGACGGTAAGTTGGACGATCACTTTCCCCTGGTAATCTGGCAAACCGGTTCAGGCACGCAATCAAACATGAACGCCAATGAAGTGATTGCCAATCTGGCCATCGAACGTCTGGGCGGTAGGCTGGGATCAAAAACGCCCGTTCATCCGAATGATCACTGTAATTGCAGCCAGTCTTCCAATGATGTTTTCCCGACGGCCATGCATATTGCGGCAGTTGAACAACTGCACCAGGTCCTGATTCCATCCCTCGCACATCTGCACCGAGTTTTGTTGGATAAGTCGCAAGCCTGGGAGAACATTATCAAAATCGGACGAACACATTTGCAGGATGCCACTCCTCTCACGTTGGGTCAGGAATTCTCAGGATATGCGGCCCAGGTGCAATTGGGGATTGATCGGATTCAGGATGGTCTTAAACGACTGTATCCCCTTGCGCAAGGCGGGACGGCTGTCGGTACGGGATTGAACGCAAAGTCCGGGTTTGGTGAGAAGTTTGCTGAAGAAGTCGCAACGTGTACGCAGCTGCCCTTCCTTTCGGCTTCCAATAAGTTTGAAGCGTTGGCCACTCATGATGCCATGGTGGAAATCTCCGGTGTGCTCAATGTTATCGCCGTAAGTCTGAATAAAATTGCCAATGATATTCGCCTGTTAAGTTCCGGTCCGCGGTCCGGTCTTGGAGAACTCTCCCTGCCGGAAAATGAGCCGGGTTCTTCCATCATGCCGGGAAAGGTGAATCCCACTCAATGCGAAGCCATGACCATGGTCTGTGCTCAGGTTATCGGGAATCACACGACTATCACGATTTCCGGCGCACAGGGGCATCTTGAACTCAATGTGTTCAAACCCGTCATTGCGTACAACGTGCTTCAATCCATACGCCTCCTCGGCGATGCCGTCATGAGCCTGACCGATAAATGCATTGTGGGCATTGAACCCAATATCGGTCGTATTTCCGAGCTGATGGAACAGTCCCTGATGCTGGTCACGGCATTGGTTCCTCACATCGGCTACGATAAGGCTGCCAAAATTGCTCAAGGGGCCTTAAAAAATGGACGCACCCTGCGAGAAGAAGCTATCGCCAGCGGATTTGTGACTGAAGAAGAATTCAATACCTTGATTCGTCCGGAACAGATGGTTCGTCCAGAGTAA
- a CDS encoding uracil-DNA glycosylase codes for MKSFTLLQKAISDCTTCQRLTTYRQAIAKEKVKRFRDWEYWGRPICGFGDPRAQVFVVGLAPAAHGGNRTGRVFTGDRSGDWLYEALHAFGFANQPDSTHREDGLTLNDCYVAAVVRCAPPANKPTKAEFAACRPYLQEELRLLRRVKVVVALGKIAFDEYLRTCQTMGWQVPSPRPKFSHGAQYALSWGVTLVGSYHPSQQNTFTGTLTRPMFHGIFSTVRKLLTPS; via the coding sequence ATGAAATCGTTTACGCTTCTTCAAAAGGCCATTTCGGACTGTACGACCTGTCAACGATTGACGACATATCGTCAAGCTATTGCTAAGGAAAAGGTCAAACGGTTTCGGGATTGGGAATATTGGGGACGGCCCATTTGCGGGTTTGGCGATCCCAGGGCTCAGGTCTTCGTGGTGGGTTTGGCCCCTGCGGCCCATGGAGGAAACCGCACGGGACGGGTGTTTACCGGTGATCGAAGCGGAGACTGGTTGTATGAAGCGCTGCATGCCTTTGGGTTTGCCAACCAGCCGGATTCAACCCACCGGGAGGATGGGCTCACATTGAACGATTGTTATGTTGCGGCGGTGGTACGCTGTGCCCCCCCGGCCAATAAACCTACAAAAGCGGAATTCGCCGCCTGCCGTCCTTATTTGCAGGAAGAATTACGATTATTGCGGCGGGTCAAAGTTGTTGTGGCGCTTGGGAAGATCGCCTTTGATGAATACTTGCGGACCTGCCAGACCATGGGATGGCAGGTGCCTTCTCCACGACCGAAATTCAGCCATGGGGCCCAATATGCCTTATCCTGGGGTGTGACCTTGGTCGGGTCTTACCATCCCAGTCAGCAAAATACCTTTACGGGTACACTCACCCGTCCGATGTTTCACGGGATATTTAGCACCGTCCGCAAGCTGCTCACACCATCCTGA
- a CDS encoding amidohydrolase family protein, with protein MSRTSTYFLRAMLFAVSAFCVSCDLLGGAFDHEPKYLEKKISAGARSLIEQAFEGIQGDALRDYHVHMLGMNEAINGTFVNEEWQSPWSGLTHFFQFEIYKSAAVVTDEQQADAQYLSRLKGLIQFMPERGKFGIMAFDFFHDEQGQPHRELSTFYVPNEYVMTIARKNPEIFFPIISIHPYREDATIALRHYAQQGVRFVKWLPNAMGIHPASETMQNKLVPFYRIMKEYDMVLISHTGVEVATEAEEFQRFGNPWLLKKPLDMGVKVVMAHVASLGECEKHEETLCPPGTPYIDLAIQMLEDPKYTGLVFADISALTQYNRHHNLDKILSKPSIHSRLINGSDYPLPAINIVIRTRSLVSSGHINSEEREALNEIYDYNPLLFDFVLKRTLRHSKTGKKFPPSVFVEHPDLPTG; from the coding sequence ATGAGCAGGACATCGACATATTTTCTCCGGGCAATGCTGTTTGCTGTAAGTGCCTTCTGTGTTTCTTGCGATCTTTTGGGGGGAGCCTTCGATCATGAACCCAAGTATTTGGAAAAAAAGATTAGCGCCGGGGCCCGTTCGCTGATCGAACAGGCGTTCGAGGGCATACAAGGTGACGCGCTTCGCGACTATCACGTGCATATGCTGGGTATGAATGAAGCCATCAATGGAACCTTTGTCAATGAGGAATGGCAATCCCCCTGGAGCGGATTAACCCATTTTTTCCAGTTTGAAATCTATAAGAGCGCGGCGGTGGTTACCGACGAACAACAGGCCGACGCCCAATACCTTTCGCGATTGAAAGGCCTTATTCAGTTCATGCCCGAACGGGGAAAGTTCGGTATCATGGCGTTTGATTTCTTTCATGACGAGCAGGGACAACCTCATCGAGAACTATCCACGTTTTATGTGCCCAATGAATATGTGATGACCATTGCCAGGAAGAACCCCGAAATCTTTTTCCCTATCATCTCCATTCATCCTTATCGGGAGGATGCCACCATCGCGCTTCGTCACTATGCGCAACAAGGCGTTCGGTTTGTGAAATGGCTGCCCAATGCCATGGGTATTCACCCGGCGTCAGAGACCATGCAGAACAAACTCGTTCCGTTTTACCGCATCATGAAAGAGTACGACATGGTCCTGATTTCCCACACGGGTGTGGAGGTTGCCACGGAAGCAGAAGAATTTCAGCGGTTTGGAAATCCCTGGTTATTAAAAAAGCCCTTGGATATGGGCGTGAAAGTCGTGATGGCGCATGTCGCCAGTTTAGGGGAATGCGAAAAACATGAGGAGACCCTCTGTCCTCCCGGCACGCCCTATATCGATCTGGCCATTCAGATGCTTGAAGACCCCAAATATACAGGCTTAGTGTTTGCTGATATTTCGGCCTTGACCCAATACAATCGGCATCACAACCTCGATAAGATTTTATCCAAGCCCTCCATCCACTCCAGACTCATCAATGGAAGCGATTATCCCCTGCCTGCAATTAATATCGTGATTAGGACCCGCTCACTGGTATCTTCAGGTCACATCAACTCTGAAGAACGGGAGGCCCTCAATGAAATCTATGACTACAATCCTTTGTTGTTTGACTTCGTTCTGAAACGCACCCTCCGCCACTCTAAAACCGGCAAAAAATTTCCACCCTCTGTTTTTGTCGAACACCCCGACCTGCCCACCGGGTAG
- the pgl gene encoding 6-phosphogluconolactonase, which produces MSRIIIITPTIDQLFIAAAKEVVQVVLDCRKAGRDCRVALAGGSTPRGLYRLLTGAPYRTQISWNHLRVFWGDERTVPPDHQDSNFRMAKEALLSHVPIPSSQVFRIEGEVPADEAAARYESVLQDQFHLSSGERPQFDLILLGMGPDGHTASLFPGTSAVAESEKLVSAPWVEKLQTHRVTLTPPVLNAAKHVVFLVSGVDKATALQVVLEGPADPARYPAQVVNPPTGHLVWLVNQDAAGLLKKESMTSPV; this is translated from the coding sequence TTGTCTCGGATAATTATCATAACACCAACAATCGACCAGTTGTTTATAGCTGCCGCCAAAGAAGTGGTGCAGGTAGTGCTGGACTGTCGGAAAGCCGGGCGCGACTGTCGTGTGGCTTTGGCGGGTGGGTCCACACCTCGAGGTTTGTATCGGCTCTTGACAGGTGCCCCGTACCGAACTCAGATTTCTTGGAATCATCTTCGCGTTTTTTGGGGAGATGAGCGCACAGTCCCTCCGGATCACCAAGATAGTAATTTCCGCATGGCCAAAGAGGCGCTACTCTCTCATGTGCCCATCCCCTCCAGTCAGGTATTTCGCATTGAAGGAGAAGTACCCGCCGATGAAGCCGCGGCACGCTATGAATCCGTCCTGCAGGATCAATTCCATCTATCATCAGGTGAGAGACCACAGTTCGATTTGATCCTATTGGGCATGGGGCCGGATGGGCATACGGCGTCGTTGTTTCCTGGAACCTCCGCTGTGGCAGAGTCCGAAAAACTGGTGTCGGCTCCGTGGGTCGAGAAATTACAGACCCACCGGGTGACGTTGACGCCACCGGTTCTTAATGCGGCGAAGCACGTGGTTTTTTTGGTTAGTGGAGTGGATAAAGCGACGGCGTTACAGGTGGTGTTGGAAGGGCCGGCAGATCCTGCTCGCTATCCCGCCCAAGTTGTGAATCCTCCGACAGGTCACCTGGTATGGTTGGTCAATCAGGATGCGGCTGGTCTCTTGAAGAAAGAATCGATGACGTCACCTGTGTGA
- a CDS encoding DUF421 domain-containing protein, producing MEHIFFDNWQALLRTALISVLAYVSLITLLRLFGKRTLSKMNAFDLVVTVALGSTLATILLNKDVTLAQGVLALTLLIGMQFVVTWSSLRVRWVRKLATGEPTMLLYQGTFLPVALRWTRVTEDEVRAAVRIAGVATLDEVEAVVLETDGSFSVVRSGGGSGESSLTGVSRPSGIPPTHTNR from the coding sequence GTGGAACATATCTTCTTTGATAATTGGCAGGCGCTGCTCCGAACGGCGTTGATCAGTGTCCTGGCATATGTCAGCCTTATCACGCTTTTGAGGTTGTTCGGCAAACGGACCCTCTCCAAGATGAATGCCTTTGATTTGGTTGTGACCGTCGCGCTTGGGTCGACCCTAGCAACCATTCTGCTCAACAAAGATGTGACCTTGGCTCAGGGAGTGCTGGCCTTAACTCTGCTGATAGGAATGCAGTTCGTTGTGACATGGTCCAGTCTTCGCGTCCGATGGGTGCGTAAGCTGGCCACAGGGGAACCGACGATGTTGTTGTATCAGGGTACATTTTTACCTGTTGCTTTGCGGTGGACGCGGGTGACCGAAGATGAGGTGCGAGCCGCGGTTCGAATTGCAGGGGTGGCGACGTTGGATGAGGTCGAGGCGGTGGTGTTGGAGACCGACGGCTCCTTCAGCGTAGTCCGAAGTGGTGGAGGTTCCGGAGAGTCGAGCCTCACAGGGGTCAGTCGACCGTCCGGCATTCCACCCACCCACACCAACAGATAA